The genomic region CCGGAGACGCTGAGGGTGATGTGCCACAGCTTGGAGCGGGTCAGCTCCTCGTCCGTCACCACCGGTTCCTGCTCGATGGTCTGGTCGGTGGGCGTGCCGACGAAGTCGGCTCCCGCCCCGACGCTGGTCAGGGCACGGCTGCCCGTTCCGCGGGGCAGCGCCCCCGGGCGCGCTCGTCTCACCGGCGGCCTCCTGTGAATGTGTAGCTGTGCCGACCCCTCTGTGTCCCCGTGACAAAGTTGACCAGCCCGGGGCCGGGCGTGGGGCGCTTTTCGTGAAGGTCTCCGCCCGAAGGCTGGACTTTCAGCCGTTTCAGGGGGTCGGGCGGGGCGGGAGGACGACGAGATCGTCCCTGTGTACGACTTCCCGCTCGTAGGCGGGGCCCAGCTCGCGCGCGAGGTCGCGGGTGGACCGGCCGAGCAGCTGCGGGATCTCCTTGGCGTCGAAGTTGACCAGGCCGCGGGCGACCGCCCGGCCGGCGGGGTCCCGCAGCTCGACCGGGTCCCCCGCGGAGAACTCGCCCTCGACCGCCGAGATCCCGGCGGGGAGCAGGGACGTGCGGCGCTCGACGACGGCGCGCACGGCTCCGTCGTCGAGCACGAGGGCGCCCCGCGGTGTCGACGCGTGGGCCAGCCAGAGCAGCCGGTCGGCCGAGCGGCGCCCGGTGCGGTGGAAGTACGTTCCGGTGTCACGCCCGCCGAGGGCGTCGGCGACATGGCTCGCCGACGTGAGGACGACCGGGATCCCGGCGGCGGTGGCGATGCGCGCCGCCTCCACCTTGGTGACCATGCCTCCGGTGCCGACACCCGCCTTCCCCGCGCTGCCGATGGTGACGCCTTCCAGGTCGCCCGGCCCGCTCACCTCCGCGATGCGGGAGGTGCCCGGCCGGCTCGGGTCGCCGTCGTAGAGGCCGTCGACGTCGGACAGGAGGACGAGCAGATCCGCGTGGACCAGATGGGCTACGAGCGCGGCGAGCCGGTCGTTGTCCCCGAACCGGATCTCGTCCGTGGCCACCGTGTCGTTCTCGTTGACGACGGGGAACGCGCCCATCTCCAGGAGCTGGTCGAGCGTGCTGTAGGCGTTTCGGTAGTGGGCACGCCTGCTGGTGTCGTCCGAGGTCAGCAGCACCTGTCCGACGCGTACGCCGTAACGGGCGAAGGACGCGGTGTAGCGGGCGACGAGCAGCCCCTGGCCGACACTGGCCGCGGCCTGCTGGCGGGCCAGGTCCTTGGGTCTGCGGACGAGGCCGAGGGGAGCGAGCCCGGCCGCGATGGCACCGCTGGAGACGAGGACGATCTCGCGCTCCCCGCCGCTCCTCGCCTTGGCGAGGACGTCGACGAGCGCGTCCACCCGATCGGCGTCAAGCCCTCCTGCCGCTGTGGTGAGCGAGGAGGAGCCGACCTTGACGACGATCCGGCGGGCGTCGGTGACACCGGGCCTGAGCCCCGCGCCGCCCCCGGAGGGTGTGCGGAGCGCGCCTTCGGGCTCCCTTGCCGCGCCTTCGGATTCCCTTGCCCCTGACACGTACGCCCGTCCCCATCACGTCGTCCTGCTCGGTTCCGCTCAATCTACGCGAGGGGGCGGGGCCGGCACCGAGCCGTCTCAGCTGCTGTCACGGCGCGGACGTCCCTACACGGACCGACCGGCCCGGGGCACCTTTCGACATGCCCCCGAATGGGGCCATTTACGCAATCTCCACCTGCCATTCATAGAGCTACCCTCTATTGCGTGACAGATGAACTCTCCCGCCAGAAGCGCATTCTCCTCAGATCGGGCAAAAGCCCCTTCGATGTGGCTTCGATCGAACAGTCCCTCGACAGAGATGTCTTCGCGACCAACGCGGGCAACCTGATCTTCAGCGACGCGGCGCACAAGCTTCTGACGACCCCGCGGGCAGAGGTCCTCTCCAACGGCATCCGCACGGATCCCGGGGCAGCCGAACGCATGAACGAGGAGTTCGACGTATTCGTCGTCCCCCTGGCGAACGCCTTCCGCCCGACGTTCGAGCGGCCCCTGAAGCGGATGACGCAGCTGATCAAGAAGCTGCGCATCCCCGTCGTCGTCCTGGGGGTCGGCGCGCAGGCCGACCTCAAGTACGACGCCTCCCGGCTCAAGGCGATGGAGCCGACCGTCAGGGAGTTCGTCACCGAGGTGCTCAACCGCAGCGCCTCCATCGGGGTGCGGGGCGAGTTCACCGAGCAGTACCTCAAGAACATGGGATTCCGGGACGTCGAGGTCATCGGCTGCCCCTCCATGTTCATGAACGGCGAGACGTTCACGCTCGAGAAGAAGTCCGAGTCGCTCACGGCGGGCTCCCGCATCTCGGTGAACGGATCGCACAGCGCCGTACGTTCGCACGGCCTCGACGCCATCATCCGTCAGGCCCACAAGCGCTATCCGAACCTGCGGTTCATCGGGCAGAACCTCCTCGAGGCCGAGCTGCTCCACTGGCGCGAGACGTCGAACCCGATCGGCGCCCAGACCTCGATGCCGACCCACCCGTCCCACCCGATGTACCGCGAGGGCAAGGTCCGGCTCTACGTCGACCCGGCCACCTGGATCGAGGAGCTACGCGCGTTCGACTTCTCGTTCGGCTCGCGCATCCACGGGAACATCGCGGCGCTGCTGGCCGGGGTCCCGAGCACCGTGCTCTGCAGCGACTCCCGGACCTTGGAGCTCTGCCGCTACTTCGGCATCCCGCACCGCAAGATCTCCGAGACGCCCAAGAACATCGACCCCGCCGAGCTCTACGAGGCGGCGGACTTCGGCGAGCTGGTGAACGGCCACAAGGAACGCTTCCTCCGCTTCACCGGCTTCATGGAGAAGAACGGCCTGGAGAACACCTTCCACCACGGCGACAGAGGGAAGGCTTTCGACGCGCAGATGTCCAAGCTCGCCCTGCCGCCCGCCGTCCGGCCGTGGACCGACAGCGACCCCGAGACCCTGAGCAGCCGCTTCAGCTGGCTGCAGAGCAGGATCGAGGAGCTGACGGAGGAGAACAACGAGCTGCGGCGCGCCCAGCTCACCGGCAGGCCCGACCGTTTCGGCAGCAGGGCACGCGGTGGCGCGGGCGCCACGTACAGGCGCGCCCGGCGTGTGGTGGGCGGGCCCGTCAGGAAGTTCCTCCGGCCGGAGCAGTGAGGGCGCCTGTCCCGCGTCCGCGCCGGGCTCGGAGTGCGCCCGGTGCGGAGTGCGCCGGGCTCAGTGCGCCCGGTGCGGAGTGCGGCGGGCTCGGCGCGCCCGGTGCGGAATGCGCCGGGCTCAGTGCGCCCGGTGCGGAATGCGCCGGGCCGACCGGGCCGCTCTGCCCGCCCTGCGGACCAGACGGCGCGTGATCGAGGTGACGGTCCGCGGCTTCGACACCTCGATCGGCTTGCCGCCGATCCACTCCCTCACGGTCAGTTCGTACGCGGAGTCCGGCAGCCCCGCGTCCTCGCCGAAATGCGGATAGGCGAGGTACGCCCTGCCGCGGAGTCCCTTGCGGACCACCTCGGGCTCACGCTTGTCCGCCATGAACCGGAGGACGTCCAGGAGAAGATCGAGCCGGCCACGGGCCACGCAGGCCAGCCGCAGCCGCTCGTGCACCTTGAGGCGGCGGCCGAGCCCCGCCGACCAGTAGGCCTTGAGCAGCGGGGCCGCCAGCTCCATCTTCTCCTTCCGCACGTCCTCGGACTGCCGCAGCAGGGAAGGGCCGAACTGCGGCAGCAGGGTGATGGCGAAAGGCCGGACCATCAGGTCGTCCCGCTGAGGCCCCGGCGGAAGCCGCGCCGCGATGAGGTCCGCCAGCGCCCGGGCGGAGTCGAAGCGCAGCCGGTGGCTCCCGCTCCGCGTCACGTGCTTGCCGTCCTCCCGGCCCACCAGGTAGTAGCAGGTGTAGTCGGCGACGACGGACACCCCGCTGCCGCGCAGGTACGCCTCCATGGTGAAGAGCGCGTCCTCGCCGGTCTTCAGCCCTTCGTCGAAGGTCAGCCCGAGCCGCACGAGCATGTCCCGCCGGAAGAGTTTCTGGGCGCTGAGGGTGAACTTGATGCGCGAGGAGAAGAGGTCGGCACGGTCGAGGGTCTCCTTCCACATCGACTTCGGCGCTCCGCGGTTGACGCCGACGACCTTGCCGAGCACCACGTCGGTACCGGCCCTGTCGCCCATCGCGACCAGCCGTTCGAGTGCCTCCTCGCCGAAGTAGTCGTCCGCGTCGAGGAAGAAGACGTAGCGCCCCCGGGCCAGCCCGAGCCCGACGTTGCGCGGCCCGCTGGGTCCGCCTGAGTTCTCCTGGTGGACGACACGGGTCTCGATCGCGGTACGGGCGGCGAACTCGTCCAGGTACTCCCCGGTGCCGTCCGTGGACCCGTCGTCGACGGCGATGATCTCCATCCGCCCGGCCGGCAGTGTCTGCGCCTCCACGGACTCCAGGCAGCGGATCAGATACGGCATCGCCTCGTAGGCGCCGATCACGACGCTGACGTCTGGTGTGTTGCTGTTCATCGCTCCCCGTCTGCATCACTGGGGAGAACACACACTCCGCCGGATACCCGCGTGTTCCCCTTCTTGATGGAGGACGGGCAACTTCTGCACGAGGTTGCGTCGGATGGACAACTTCTGTTCACCTGGATGGCGAATCGTCCACACCCGGACGTCGATGGGCGCGCCGGGAGCCACGGGGCCGTCTCACCGGGGCGGGGGCCGCCGGCCGCGGCCCGGGCCGAACCCGGCGTCAGTGGAAGCGCGGGCCGGTCATGCTGTCCATCCGCCCGGACGACACCCTGACGGTCTCGCCGTTCGGGTGTGCCGGCGCCGGGGCCCCTCCGGCCTTCGGGGGAGGACCCGCGGGTGGGCCCGCGGGTGAAGCTGAACCGATGTCCTTGAGCCGCATCGCCGGACGCTCCACCAGGTGCCAGGAGAGCGCCGCGGCGGCCCACGCACCTGCCAGCGACATCGCGAGAAACGGCCAGAACCCCCAACGGGCCAGCCCCAGCGCGACCAGGGACTGCTGCACGACGAATCCGTAGATGTAGATGCCGTACGAGTAGTCGTGGCGCGCGCCGATGCGCCGGAACGGCGCCGGGAGCCGGATGGCCAGCCACAGCAGCAGATAGGCGAAGGCGGGCAGGCCGACGACGTAGAGATAGCCGAAGTGGAGACTGCCGAGAAGGCACAGCCCCGAAGCCACCCCCAGAACGTCACTGACCGGGATGCGCTCGCGGTACAGCTCGATCAGTGTTCCGAGAGCGAAGGCGAAGGCGAGATAGAGGACGATGTCCGGGTCGAACCTGCCGGTCACCTCGAAGAACTCGATGCTCCCGTGGTAATCGGAATCCCCGAAGCCTGCCCAGAACGGGGTGTGGACCGCGTCGCGGAGGATCAGCCAGCCCAGTACGGCGGCGAGGAGGAGCACGACCCGGCGCGCCCGGGCGAGCGCGCCCGTCACCGCCAGAAGGGCCACCCCGATGTAACAGAGCACCTCGTAGCGGAGTGACCACAGGGCGGCGTCGATGCTGGGGCTGTGCGCCAGTCCCGAATCGCCCGCGGTGGCCACCACGCCGGAGACGTCGTTCTGCCGGGGAGCGACCGCCCAGTTGGACGCCATGTAGTCCAGCGGCCCGCGGTCGTGACCCCAGAAGCCCTCCAGCCCGCCCTGCTGCCGCCAGTACAGGAACGGTGCGACCACGAAGGCCGTCGCCGCCAGACAGACCCAGAGCCCGGGCAGCAGCCTCAGCGCGCGATGCCACAGAAAGCGTGCGAGCGACAGCCTCCTGCCGCTGCGCGTGACGAGGATCCCGGAGAGTACGAAGAACCCGTACACGGACAGCTTTCCGAGATCGGTCTGCCCGTGACTGAAGTGGTGGCCGAACTCGGTGTCCCCGAAGCCCAGAACGCTTGCGTGGGAGACGACCACGGCGGAGGCCAGGGCGAGCCTGATGAACCCGAGGCTGTTGTTCCGGCCCGAGAAGCACTCGGCCACGGACCCGTGCGACCGGCGTGGGCGACGCGAACCGTTGTTGATCAGCGAAGAGATAGGCGGTCTCCCAGAACAGCTGAACGGGGCGCCAGTGCCCTGGGTCCGCTCACCAGGCGTGTCGTATGGACTAGGAAGCTAACGTACATCGGCTACGTTCCGTCATGTCTATGGGTGAGGATCCGCGCCACCTCAGGTGAAGCGGAAGCCACCGGCGCGTGGCGCCTCGCCCACGGATAACCGAACTGTTCGATGAGCAGCCGCTAGAGTACTCCGGGCGGTAACCCCCTCCCTCGAACGTGCCGCCGGCTCCAACCCCCCACCTTGTCGTCCATGTTCTCAGAGATGGGGCACAGCAGTGTCAGTCAAAGTGAGTGTCGTCATTCCGGTTTATAACCCGGGCAAGTACATCGATCCCTGCATCGATTCCCTGCTGCGTCAGACCCTCCCCTCGGATGATTTCGAGGTGCTTTTCGTCAATGACGGGTCGACCGATGACACGCGCGAACGGCTTGAGGAACTGGCGACCCAGCATCCGCACTTCCGCGTGATCACCATTCCGAATTCAGGATGGCCCGGAAAGCCCCGTAACGTCGGAGTGGCCGAGGCCAAGGGCGAATACGTCCAGTTCGTCGACCAGGACGATTACCTCGCCACGGAAGCCCTGGAACGCCTCTACGCGATCGGGCACCGGAACGGTTCCGACATCGTCATCGGCAAGGTGGCCAGCAACTTCCGCGGTGTCCCGCACGGTGTCTTCAAGACGACCCGCGAGAAGTGCACCCTGCGGGACGCCCCGCTGTACGACAGCCTGACCCCGCACAAGATGTTCCGTACGGAATTCCTCCGCGAGAACGGAATCGCCTACCCCGAGGGCAAGCGACGCCTCGAGGACCAGCTCTACATGATGCAGGCGTACTTCCCCGCGAAGGTCGTCTCGATCCTCGGCAACTACACGTGCTACTACTACTCGAAGCGCGATGACGGGAAGAACGCCGGTTCGGCGAAGATCGTCCCGTCGGGCTACTACGGGAACCTTCGCGAGGTCCTCGAGGTCGTCGTGGAGAACACCGAGCCCGGAGAGTTCCGCGACCTCCTGCTGCGCCGCTTCTACCGTGTGGAGATGCTGGGACGTCTCAGCGAGCCTGCCGTCCTCAAGTACACGCCCGAGTATCTCGACGAGATGTGCGACGCGGTCGAGGACGTGGCGAAGGACTTCATGCACGACGGCGTCCACGACGGTCTCGGCCCCGTCCAGCGGCTGCGCTCCACGCTGCTGCGCAACGACGACCGGCAGGGACTGCTGCGGATCGCCCGGTTCGCCGCATCCGTCAAGGCGGCGGCCCGCCTCGAGGAGTTCGCCTGGCAGCCGAACGGCAGGATCGCCCTCACGGTGACCGGCCGCCTCGTCCACGGCGACGACCAGGCGCCGCTGAAGCTGCTCCGTCGCGACGACCGTTACTTCCTGCACCCCGAATTCACCGAGGGTCTGCTGCCGGACGGCGAACTCCTGGACGTCACGGACGACATCGGGGGATACGCCGGTGAGCTGTCCCTGCGCAACCGCGAGACGGCCGTGGAGTGGGCCTGCCCGGCGAAGTTCACGACCGAGATAGAGGATCTCGGTGACGACACCTGCGAAGTGGTCCTGCACGGCGCCGGACACGTCTCCTCGGAGGCCGTGAAGGGCCGCGGCCGTGTCTCCCGCGGCTTCTGGGACGTCTGGGTACCGCTGCGCGGCCTGGGCCTCGTGCGCAAGGCCCGGCTCGGCTCGGACCGTGCGCAGTCCGTGGACGCCGCCTGCCTGCCCGCCTCCCTGGGCTCCCCCGCCCGGGCCGTGATCCCGTACTTCACCGACCCGTTCGGCAACCTCACGCTCGATGTCGCCCGCCGCGGCAAGAGGCTGGCGACCTACCTCGAAGGCCGTCCGGTCCTGCTCGTCCCGAGCAGCAGGCCCGAACTCAGGCTGGACCTCTTCACCGGCACCGCGACGGCCGGGTCCTCGGTGCAGTTGGTGCTGTCCTCGTCCGGCGCCACCCACACGTTCCCTGCCCAGCTGGTCCCCACGGAGGGGCGCGCCCACCTCCCGCTGCCCACCCGGGCCGGCGTCCCGGCCGGCACCTGGCAGCTGTCCGTGCGTCTGGACGGTGCGAAGAAGGCCTCGCTGCCCCTCTTCGAGGTCAGCGTCGACGCGCGCGGCCGGATCAGCCTGCCGGCCGGTCTGCCCGAGGCCGACCCCGAGCTCGTGAGCCGGGTGGTCTCCATGCGCCGGAAGGTGACCGTGCGGCGTTCCCTGCGCACGGTCGGCGGCCCGCTCGTCCGCCGTCTCCCCGGCAAGGCCCGCAAGCGCGTGCGCCGTCTGGCCGCACGGATCATCGGCTGACCGTACGCCACCCTCCAGCATCTGAATCAGCACAAGCACAAGGACGTGATCACCATGCGGAAGCTTTCCATCGCGGGGGCCCTGGTCCATGAACCGAAGGTCTTCCCGGACAGCCGCGGCAGCTTCCACGAGTGGTTCCAGGGCCCCGGCTTCGCCGAGGACACCGGGCACCGGCTGCGGCTCGAACAGGCCAACTGCTCGGTCTCCAGCCTGGGCACCCTCCGGGGGATCCACTTCGCCGACGTACCGCCGAGCCAGGCGAAGTACGTCAAGTGTGTGCGCGGTGCGGTGCTCGACGTCATCGTGGACATCCGGGTCGGCTCCCCGACGTACAAGCAGTGGGAAGCGGTACGGCTCGACGATGTCGACCACCGGTCCGTCTACCTCGCGGAAGGCCTCGGCCACGCCTTCATGGCTCTGACGGACGACGCGACCGTCGTCTACCTGTGCTCGGAGGGCTACTCCCCCGGCCGCGAGCACGGCATCAACCCCCTCGACCCGGAGCTGGGCATCGAGTGGCCCGCCGGAGTCACCCCGCTGCTCTCCGACAAGGATGCCGCGGCCCCGACCCTGGCCGAAGCGGAGAAGCAGGGTCTCCTGCCCTCCTACGAGAACTGCGTCGCGTACTACGAGGAACTGCGCTCCCGCGACTGATCCGCGGAAGCCAGGAAGCCCCCGGTCCGGTGGTACGGGCCGGGGGCTTCCTCGTGCGCGGACTTCGCCGGTGGTCTCCTCGGCTCAGACCACCCTGGCCTCCATGCTCTTGCGCAGCGGGGCGAAGGCCGACCGCGGACGGCGCAGATTGCGCGCCCGGGCGAGCAGCGGCCAGAAGTCCGCGCCGAGGAGGGCCTCGGGCTTGACGGCGTTCTTGCGTACCAGCACCTCGTCGGGCACGTTCTGCGGATCGGGTACGACGTACTCCTCGATGATCTTGTCGTACGCGTTCTTCAGGACGGTGCTGTCGGGGTCGGCGCCGAAGACGACCACGACTCCGGTGGGTTCCGTGTCCACTTCCACGACCACCAGGTCGGGACGGAATCGGCGCAGCACCTGAGCGACCTTGTAGACGTCCCCGGTCCAGAATTTGGTGTGCCGGTCCCTGGCCGCCTCGTCGACGTCGCGCGGGAGCATGTCGTCCAGGACGATCACGCTCGACCAGCGGGAGTGCCGCTCGACATTCATGAAGTCGCGCAGCGCGTACTCGAAGAGGTGCATGCCGTCGATGAAGGAGAGTTCCAGCTTCGGGTCACCGCCGAGCACATTGAGCGGGTCACGGCGGGCGAGAGCCCGAAACGGATTGCGGCCGTTACGCAGGTGCAGCAGCGGGTCCTTGCGCGAGAAGAAATCATCGCTCGTGGCCTTGACCAGGTGAACATCGCAGCTGATGTCCGTCACCACGCGGAAGGCCGGGTCGACGGCGACGGAGGGCACCCTGGAAAGGGCCAGGCTCCTGCCGTCGTTGACCCCGATCTCCAGATAGTTCCGGGGACGGTAGACGCGGTGCAGGGACCGGAGAAACTCATGGCGGTTCACGTGGAGCAGCCCTTCGACAGGGACCAACTGGCCAGGTTTTCCGAAGAAGCTATCCCATGAATGTGTCCAACGGCAGCCTTTCTGTACGACATAAACGCAGACATGCGTGAGCGGGGGTCCTGGTACGGCGACGGCCGGGCTTCCGGAGGAGGAAGTCCCGGCCGTCGCCGCACCGTCGTACCGCGGGAATCAGGAGCGTTCGGCAGCGACCAGCGCGGGAAACGCCTCTTCCAAGGCGGAACGCCAGTCGCCCAAGGGCTCGATTCCGGCCGCCGCCCAGCGGTCGTGCCCCAGCACGCTGAACGCGGGGCGCGGAGCCGGCCGCACGAAGGCCTCGCTGGTCGTGGGGCGCAGGCGCCCGGGATCCGCACCCAGCAGCGCGAAGATCTCCCGGGTGAGGCCGAACCAGGTCGTCTCGCCGCTGCTGGTGCCGTGGTAGACGCCCGCGGGAGCGGTCCCCGCGAGCGCGGCCTGCCCGAGCCGGACGAGCCGGTCGGCCAGATCGACGGTCCAGGTCGGCTGACCGCGCTGGTCGTCCACGACGTCGAGGGTGTCCTTGAGGCCCTCCAGCTTGATCATCGTACGGACGAAGTTGCCGCCGCCCGCGCCGTACAGCCAGGCCGTCCGGACGACGTACCCGGCGTCCGGCAGGATGCTCAGGACCGCGCGCTCCCCGGCCAGCTTGGTCCTGCCGTAGGCGCTGCGCGGCCCGGTGGGGGCGTCCTCCGTGTACGGCTCCTTCGCGTCCCCGGCGAAGACGTAGTCCGTGGACACCTGCAGAAGGACACTGCCGTGCTCACGGCAGGCTTCGGCGAGGACCTCCGCGCCCCTGCCGTTGACCCGGAGTGCCGCTTCCTCCTGGGTCTCGGCGTCGTCGACCGCCGTCCACGCCGCACAGTTGACGACCACCGCGGGACGGTACTTCTCGAACCCGGCACGGACCGAGGCGGGATCGGTGATGTCCACGACTCCGCGCCCCGCGGCGACCGCGGTGACGTCCTCCCCGGCGAGCCGGGCCATGACGTCCTGCCCCAGCATTCCCTCGGCGCCGGTGACCAGCCAGACGGCGCTCACAGCGCCGCCCGGCCCTTCAGGGGCTCCCACCAGGCGCGGTTGTCCCGGTACCACTGGACGGTCTCCGCGAGGCCGGTGGCGAAGTCCTTGCGGGGCTCGTAACCGAGCTCCTCACGGATCTTGGTGCAGTCGACCGAGTAACGGCGGTCGTGGCCCTTACGGTCCTCGACGTAGGTGACGCTGGTCTCCCAGTCGGCACCGCAGGCGTCGAGCAGCAGCCCGGTGAGCTCCTT from Streptomyces sp. QL37 harbors:
- the proB gene encoding glutamate 5-kinase, with translation MVVKVGSSSLTTAAGGLDADRVDALVDVLAKARSGGEREIVLVSSGAIAAGLAPLGLVRRPKDLARQQAAASVGQGLLVARYTASFARYGVRVGQVLLTSDDTSRRAHYRNAYSTLDQLLEMGAFPVVNENDTVATDEIRFGDNDRLAALVAHLVHADLLVLLSDVDGLYDGDPSRPGTSRIAEVSGPGDLEGVTIGSAGKAGVGTGGMVTKVEAARIATAAGIPVVLTSASHVADALGGRDTGTYFHRTGRRSADRLLWLAHASTPRGALVLDDGAVRAVVERRTSLLPAGISAVEGEFSAGDPVELRDPAGRAVARGLVNFDAKEIPQLLGRSTRDLARELGPAYEREVVHRDDLVVLPPRPTP
- a CDS encoding polysaccharide pyruvyl transferase family protein, encoding MTDELSRQKRILLRSGKSPFDVASIEQSLDRDVFATNAGNLIFSDAAHKLLTTPRAEVLSNGIRTDPGAAERMNEEFDVFVVPLANAFRPTFERPLKRMTQLIKKLRIPVVVLGVGAQADLKYDASRLKAMEPTVREFVTEVLNRSASIGVRGEFTEQYLKNMGFRDVEVIGCPSMFMNGETFTLEKKSESLTAGSRISVNGSHSAVRSHGLDAIIRQAHKRYPNLRFIGQNLLEAELLHWRETSNPIGAQTSMPTHPSHPMYREGKVRLYVDPATWIEELRAFDFSFGSRIHGNIAALLAGVPSTVLCSDSRTLELCRYFGIPHRKISETPKNIDPAELYEAADFGELVNGHKERFLRFTGFMEKNGLENTFHHGDRGKAFDAQMSKLALPPAVRPWTDSDPETLSSRFSWLQSRIEELTEENNELRRAQLTGRPDRFGSRARGGAGATYRRARRVVGGPVRKFLRPEQ
- a CDS encoding glycosyltransferase family 2 protein; this translates as MNSNTPDVSVVIGAYEAMPYLIRCLESVEAQTLPAGRMEIIAVDDGSTDGTGEYLDEFAARTAIETRVVHQENSGGPSGPRNVGLGLARGRYVFFLDADDYFGEEALERLVAMGDRAGTDVVLGKVVGVNRGAPKSMWKETLDRADLFSSRIKFTLSAQKLFRRDMLVRLGLTFDEGLKTGEDALFTMEAYLRGSGVSVVADYTCYYLVGREDGKHVTRSGSHRLRFDSARALADLIAARLPPGPQRDDLMVRPFAITLLPQFGPSLLRQSEDVRKEKMELAAPLLKAYWSAGLGRRLKVHERLRLACVARGRLDLLLDVLRFMADKREPEVVRKGLRGRAYLAYPHFGEDAGLPDSAYELTVREWIGGKPIEVSKPRTVTSITRRLVRRAGRAARSARRIPHRAH
- a CDS encoding acyltransferase; its protein translation is MAECFSGRNNSLGFIRLALASAVVVSHASVLGFGDTEFGHHFSHGQTDLGKLSVYGFFVLSGILVTRSGRRLSLARFLWHRALRLLPGLWVCLAATAFVVAPFLYWRQQGGLEGFWGHDRGPLDYMASNWAVAPRQNDVSGVVATAGDSGLAHSPSIDAALWSLRYEVLCYIGVALLAVTGALARARRVVLLLAAVLGWLILRDAVHTPFWAGFGDSDYHGSIEFFEVTGRFDPDIVLYLAFAFALGTLIELYRERIPVSDVLGVASGLCLLGSLHFGYLYVVGLPAFAYLLLWLAIRLPAPFRRIGARHDYSYGIYIYGFVVQQSLVALGLARWGFWPFLAMSLAGAWAAAALSWHLVERPAMRLKDIGSASPAGPPAGPPPKAGGAPAPAHPNGETVRVSSGRMDSMTGPRFH
- a CDS encoding glycosyltransferase family A protein translates to MSVVIPVYNPGKYIDPCIDSLLRQTLPSDDFEVLFVNDGSTDDTRERLEELATQHPHFRVITIPNSGWPGKPRNVGVAEAKGEYVQFVDQDDYLATEALERLYAIGHRNGSDIVIGKVASNFRGVPHGVFKTTREKCTLRDAPLYDSLTPHKMFRTEFLRENGIAYPEGKRRLEDQLYMMQAYFPAKVVSILGNYTCYYYSKRDDGKNAGSAKIVPSGYYGNLREVLEVVVENTEPGEFRDLLLRRFYRVEMLGRLSEPAVLKYTPEYLDEMCDAVEDVAKDFMHDGVHDGLGPVQRLRSTLLRNDDRQGLLRIARFAASVKAAARLEEFAWQPNGRIALTVTGRLVHGDDQAPLKLLRRDDRYFLHPEFTEGLLPDGELLDVTDDIGGYAGELSLRNRETAVEWACPAKFTTEIEDLGDDTCEVVLHGAGHVSSEAVKGRGRVSRGFWDVWVPLRGLGLVRKARLGSDRAQSVDAACLPASLGSPARAVIPYFTDPFGNLTLDVARRGKRLATYLEGRPVLLVPSSRPELRLDLFTGTATAGSSVQLVLSSSGATHTFPAQLVPTEGRAHLPLPTRAGVPAGTWQLSVRLDGAKKASLPLFEVSVDARGRISLPAGLPEADPELVSRVVSMRRKVTVRRSLRTVGGPLVRRLPGKARKRVRRLAARIIG
- the rfbC gene encoding dTDP-4-dehydrorhamnose 3,5-epimerase, yielding MRKLSIAGALVHEPKVFPDSRGSFHEWFQGPGFAEDTGHRLRLEQANCSVSSLGTLRGIHFADVPPSQAKYVKCVRGAVLDVIVDIRVGSPTYKQWEAVRLDDVDHRSVYLAEGLGHAFMALTDDATVVYLCSEGYSPGREHGINPLDPELGIEWPAGVTPLLSDKDAAAPTLAEAEKQGLLPSYENCVAYYEELRSRD
- a CDS encoding methyltransferase type 11: MNRHEFLRSLHRVYRPRNYLEIGVNDGRSLALSRVPSVAVDPAFRVVTDISCDVHLVKATSDDFFSRKDPLLHLRNGRNPFRALARRDPLNVLGGDPKLELSFIDGMHLFEYALRDFMNVERHSRWSSVIVLDDMLPRDVDEAARDRHTKFWTGDVYKVAQVLRRFRPDLVVVEVDTEPTGVVVVFGADPDSTVLKNAYDKIIEEYVVPDPQNVPDEVLVRKNAVKPEALLGADFWPLLARARNLRRPRSAFAPLRKSMEARVV
- the rfbD gene encoding dTDP-4-dehydrorhamnose reductase, whose product is MSAVWLVTGAEGMLGQDVMARLAGEDVTAVAAGRGVVDITDPASVRAGFEKYRPAVVVNCAAWTAVDDAETQEEAALRVNGRGAEVLAEACREHGSVLLQVSTDYVFAGDAKEPYTEDAPTGPRSAYGRTKLAGERAVLSILPDAGYVVRTAWLYGAGGGNFVRTMIKLEGLKDTLDVVDDQRGQPTWTVDLADRLVRLGQAALAGTAPAGVYHGTSSGETTWFGLTREIFALLGADPGRLRPTTSEAFVRPAPRPAFSVLGHDRWAAAGIEPLGDWRSALEEAFPALVAAERS